A region of Malaciobacter marinus DNA encodes the following proteins:
- a CDS encoding phosphoadenylyl-sulfate reductase codes for MNIIDELNEQLKNSSTQEVIEFFLNQYRSKVALASSLGAEDQVLTDIIFKIDKSSKVFTLDTGRLNPETYDVMDATNLKYGVKLDVYFPNLDKVEQLYQTQGINGHFESIDNRKKCCNIRKIEPLKRALKNLDVWFTGLRSSQSITREDMKLVEWDEAFKLIKVNPLIKWSEKDVWDYIKANSVPYNKLHDKGYPSIGCAPCTRAVKDGEDIRAGRWWWENPEHKECGLHKK; via the coding sequence ATGAATATTATAGATGAATTAAATGAACAATTAAAAAACTCTTCTACACAAGAAGTAATAGAATTTTTTTTAAATCAATATAGAAGTAAAGTTGCCCTAGCCTCAAGTTTAGGAGCTGAAGATCAAGTTTTAACAGACATAATTTTTAAAATTGATAAATCTTCAAAAGTATTTACATTAGATACAGGAAGATTAAATCCTGAGACATATGATGTAATGGATGCAACAAATTTAAAATATGGTGTAAAACTTGATGTTTATTTTCCTAATCTTGATAAGGTAGAACAGTTATACCAAACTCAAGGTATTAACGGCCATTTTGAAAGTATAGATAATAGAAAAAAATGTTGTAATATTAGAAAAATTGAACCATTAAAAAGAGCATTAAAAAATCTTGATGTTTGGTTTACAGGACTTAGAAGTTCACAAAGTATTACAAGAGAAGATATGAAATTAGTAGAATGGGATGAAGCTTTTAAACTAATAAAAGTAAATCCTTTAATAAAGTGGAGTGAAAAAGATGTATGGGATTATATAAAAGCAAATAGCGTTCCATATAATAAGCTTCATGATAAAGGTTATCCAAGTATTGGCTGTGCACCCTGTACTAGAGCCGTTAAGGACGGTGAAGATATAAGAGCTGGTAGATGGTGGTGGGAAAACCCTGAACACAAAGAGTGTGGTTTACACAAAAAATAG
- the cysD gene encoding sulfate adenylyltransferase subunit CysD, producing the protein MLDTKRLTHLKQLEAESIHIIREVVAEFNNPAMLYSIGKDSAVMLHLAVKAFAPAKLPFPLLHVDTTWKFKEMIEFRDKRAKELGVELLVHVNQEGVEQKIGPFSHGSAVHTDIMKTQGLKQALNKYRFDAVFGGARRDEEKSRAKERIYSFRDKNHRWDPKNQRPELWNIYNGRVHKNESIRVFPLSNWTELDIWQYIYLEQIPIVPLYFAKKRPVVEKDGVKIMVDDDRMPIEDGEEIKEEIVRFRTLGCYPLTGAVESTATTLPEIIQEMLLTKTSERQGRVIDSDQAGSMEKKKIEGYF; encoded by the coding sequence ATGTTAGATACAAAAAGATTAACTCACTTAAAACAACTTGAAGCTGAGTCAATTCATATTATAAGAGAGGTTGTAGCAGAGTTTAATAACCCAGCAATGCTTTACTCAATTGGTAAAGATTCTGCTGTTATGCTTCACCTTGCTGTAAAGGCATTTGCACCTGCAAAACTGCCATTTCCTTTACTTCATGTTGATACAACATGGAAGTTTAAAGAGATGATTGAATTTAGAGATAAAAGAGCTAAAGAGTTAGGAGTTGAGTTATTAGTACATGTAAACCAAGAGGGAGTTGAGCAAAAAATTGGACCATTTTCCCATGGAAGTGCAGTTCATACAGATATTATGAAAACTCAAGGTTTAAAACAAGCGCTAAATAAATATAGATTTGATGCTGTATTTGGTGGGGCTAGAAGAGATGAAGAAAAAAGTAGAGCAAAAGAGAGAATATACTCATTTAGAGATAAAAATCATAGATGGGATCCAAAAAACCAAAGACCAGAACTTTGGAATATTTATAATGGAAGAGTACATAAAAATGAATCAATAAGAGTTTTTCCTCTTTCAAATTGGACAGAACTTGATATTTGGCAATATATATATTTAGAGCAAATACCTATTGTTCCATTATATTTTGCTAAAAAAAGACCTGTTGTAGAAAAAGATGGTGTGAAAATTATGGTAGATGATGACAGAATGCCAATTGAAGATGGTGAAGAGATAAAAGAAGAGATTGTTAGATTTAGAACTTTAGGTTGTTATCCTCTAACAGGTGCAGTTGAAAGTACTGCAACAACTCTGCCTGAAATTATTCAAGAGATGTTACTTACTAAAACAAGTGAAAGACAAGGAAGAGTAATTGATAGTGACCAAGCTGGGTCAATGGAAAAGAAAAAAATAGAGGGGTATTTTTAA
- the cysN gene encoding sulfate adenylyltransferase subunit CysN, giving the protein MAHQSDLIASNIQEYLKEHENKELLKFITCGSVDDGKSTLIGRLLHDSKMIFEDQLAAIKNDSKKTNSTNNEFDLSLLVDGLQSEREQGITIDVAYRYFSTDKRKFIIADTPGHEQYTRNMATGASTANLAIILIDARYGVQTQTKRHSFITKLLGIKHIVVAVNKMDLVDFSEDRFEQIKADYLKFAKSLGIEDIILIPISALNGDNVVNKSEFSPWYQGDTLMHTLEHIEIAKDRDLQHFRLPVQYVNRPNLDFRGFCGTIASGIIQVGDAITVLPSGKSSHVKQIVTYEGNLDYAYAEQAITLTLEDEIDISRGDVIVKSAEQPDHASSLDVDIVWMSDEPLTKGKTYNIKRATTTTTGSIDKFYYKTDVNTLDKDESTNILNLNEIAHAKLDLDQEIAFDEYNQNKTMGSFIIIDRISNNTVGAGMIRDKSKEQGKKSSEYSEFEIEFNALVRKHFPHWDAKIIK; this is encoded by the coding sequence ATGGCACATCAATCTGATTTAATAGCATCAAATATACAAGAGTATTTAAAAGAGCATGAAAATAAAGAGTTATTAAAATTTATCACTTGTGGAAGTGTTGATGATGGAAAGTCAACTCTTATTGGAAGACTTTTACATGATTCTAAAATGATTTTTGAAGACCAATTAGCAGCAATTAAAAATGATTCAAAAAAAACAAATTCAACAAATAATGAATTTGATTTAAGTTTACTTGTTGATGGACTTCAAAGTGAAAGAGAACAAGGTATTACTATTGATGTTGCATATAGATATTTTAGTACAGATAAAAGAAAATTTATTATTGCAGATACTCCAGGGCATGAGCAATATACTAGAAATATGGCAACAGGAGCTAGTACAGCCAATTTAGCAATTATTTTAATTGATGCTAGATATGGAGTTCAAACACAAACTAAAAGACACTCATTTATTACAAAACTACTTGGAATTAAACATATTGTAGTTGCAGTTAATAAAATGGATTTAGTTGATTTTAGTGAAGATAGATTTGAACAAATTAAAGCTGATTATTTAAAATTTGCAAAAAGTTTAGGAATTGAAGATATTATATTAATACCTATTTCTGCACTTAATGGAGATAATGTAGTAAATAAAAGTGAATTTTCTCCTTGGTATCAAGGTGATACTTTAATGCACACATTAGAACATATTGAAATAGCAAAAGATAGAGATTTACAACACTTTAGATTACCTGTTCAATATGTAAATAGACCAAATCTTGATTTTAGAGGTTTTTGTGGGACTATTGCTTCTGGTATTATTCAAGTAGGAGATGCCATTACAGTTTTACCATCAGGAAAAAGTTCTCATGTTAAGCAAATAGTTACATATGAGGGTAATTTAGATTATGCTTATGCTGAACAAGCTATTACACTTACACTTGAAGATGAAATTGATATTAGTAGAGGTGATGTTATTGTTAAAAGTGCTGAACAACCTGACCATGCAAGTAGCTTAGATGTTGATATTGTCTGGATGAGTGATGAACCTTTAACAAAAGGAAAAACATATAATATTAAAAGAGCAACAACAACCACTACAGGAAGTATTGATAAATTTTATTATAAAACAGATGTTAATACTCTTGACAAAGATGAAAGCACAAATATTTTAAATCTAAATGAAATTGCCCATGCAAAGCTAGATTTAGACCAAGAGATTGCATTTGATGAATATAATCAAAATAAAACAATGGGTAGCTTTATTATAATTGATAGAATATCAAATAATACAGTTGGTGCTGGTATGATAAGGGATAAATCAAAAGAACAAGGTAAAAAAAGTTCAGAATACTCAGAGTTTGAGATTGAATTTAATGCTTTAGTTAGAAAACATTTTCCCCATTGGGATGCAAAAATAATTAAATAA
- a CDS encoding sulfite reductase, with translation MVKKIDFDEIERIKKQKSGLDVLADIYLYAVLGEPLQEDDIQRLKWYGLTLQNNDISNASFTLKIKIINAKLTLEQLKVITTISKEFTNNSARFVARQNLEFDNIKIFDIPAIFNLLNSVDLNSIYASGHVPTNIMSCPINGYNQNQATDVSELVENLNEAFEANKNFVNLPNELKILVDGCGCVDEDCKDNDLFFKAIKSCNGKIQFKVDVGVNEKIYNIGYIAPSQVVSLAKAVAKIYRDYGFRENEKQSKLASLVKDWGIDRFINVLQSELTFKIKESYDFIDTKKDFENYYGVYNSNKDGFSFVGFELKDKNINAQGLEKLYTLLNEYKATTIKITPKENIIVLDVPTKNAQEFEKKLKQNF, from the coding sequence ATGGTGAAAAAAATAGATTTTGATGAAATAGAAAGAATAAAAAAACAAAAAAGTGGGTTAGATGTCCTTGCGGACATCTATTTGTATGCAGTCCTTGGTGAACCCTTACAAGAAGATGATATACAAAGACTTAAATGGTATGGATTAACTTTACAAAATAATGATATTTCAAATGCAAGTTTTACTTTAAAAATAAAAATAATAAATGCAAAATTAACACTTGAACAATTAAAAGTGATTACAACTATTTCTAAAGAGTTTACAAATAATAGTGCAAGATTTGTTGCAAGACAAAATTTAGAGTTTGATAATATTAAAATTTTTGATATTCCTGCTATTTTCAATCTTTTAAATAGTGTAGATTTAAACTCAATTTATGCAAGTGGTCATGTACCTACAAATATTATGTCTTGTCCTATAAATGGGTATAACCAAAACCAAGCAACAGATGTTAGTGAACTTGTAGAAAATTTAAATGAAGCATTTGAAGCAAATAAAAACTTTGTAAACCTGCCAAATGAATTGAAGATTTTAGTTGATGGTTGTGGTTGTGTTGATGAAGATTGTAAAGATAATGATCTATTCTTTAAAGCAATTAAGAGTTGTAATGGTAAAATTCAATTTAAAGTTGATGTTGGTGTTAATGAAAAAATTTATAATATTGGATATATTGCACCATCACAAGTTGTTTCACTAGCTAAAGCTGTGGCTAAAATCTATAGAGATTATGGATTTAGAGAAAATGAAAAACAATCAAAACTTGCAAGTTTAGTAAAAGATTGGGGAATTGATAGATTTATCAATGTCTTGCAATCTGAACTTACATTTAAAATAAAAGAGTCTTATGACTTTATAGATACAAAAAAAGATTTTGAAAACTATTATGGTGTATATAATAGTAATAAAGATGGTTTTAGTTTTGTTGGCTTTGAATTAAAAGATAAAAATATAAATGCTCAAGGTTTAGAAAAGCTATATACACTTTTAAATGAGTATAAAGCAACAACAATTAAAATTACTCCAAAAGAGAATATCATTGTTTTAGATGTACCTACTAAAAATGCGCAAGAATTTGAAAAAAAGTTAAAACAAAACTTTTAG
- a CDS encoding aminotransferase class V-fold PLP-dependent enzyme, with the protein MDSKDLKKHIIGQHKNLYFDYTASGLAFEPIEARINQVLQTYANTHSKEASMADTTSNYFEEARENLKKMFELDENFTILPGGCGATAAIKHFQELMGVYIPPATKQRFNINVDKSKLPLVIIGPYEHHSNDVSYREALCESIRIKLDKNGLVDLLHLEEVLKENENREIIGSFCIASNVTGIISDYKAISKLLRKYNAIVCFDAAASSPYMNVECKYYDALFVSPHKLLGGPGSCGLLVIRKSLINNEISPTFAGGGTVLYVNKDTQKYDEKVENRENAGTPGILQFIRASLAYQLRNEVGFEYIKNKKNRLTDYFINKLKKIENIVIYGNLEAENIGIVSFNIKDLSPYDLCAKLSNIFGVQTRAGCSCAGPYGHDLLGIEKLDLENKPGWVRVSVHYTMEEEDIDNLLQAIKDSIK; encoded by the coding sequence ATTGATTCAAAAGATTTAAAAAAACATATTATTGGTCAACACAAAAATTTATATTTTGACTATACGGCTTCTGGATTGGCATTTGAACCAATAGAAGCTCGTATAAATCAAGTTCTTCAAACCTATGCTAATACTCACTCAAAAGAAGCTTCAATGGCTGATACTACTAGTAATTATTTTGAAGAAGCAAGAGAAAATCTTAAAAAAATGTTTGAACTTGATGAAAACTTCACTATTTTGCCAGGTGGCTGTGGTGCAACTGCTGCAATAAAGCATTTTCAAGAACTAATGGGAGTTTATATCCCCCCAGCAACAAAACAAAGATTTAATATAAATGTGGATAAATCAAAACTTCCTTTAGTAATAATTGGACCATATGAACATCACTCAAATGATGTTAGCTACAGAGAAGCTTTATGTGAATCTATTAGAATAAAATTAGATAAAAATGGATTAGTTGATTTATTACATTTAGAAGAAGTACTTAAAGAAAATGAAAATAGAGAAATCATTGGTAGCTTTTGTATTGCTTCAAATGTTACAGGAATAATTAGTGATTATAAAGCGATTTCTAAACTTTTAAGAAAATATAATGCTATTGTTTGTTTTGATGCAGCAGCTAGTTCACCTTATATGAATGTTGAATGTAAATATTATGATGCTTTATTTGTATCTCCACACAAATTATTAGGTGGTCCTGGAAGCTGTGGCCTTTTAGTAATAAGGAAAAGCCTAATAAACAATGAAATAAGCCCTACTTTTGCAGGTGGTGGTACTGTTTTATATGTAAATAAAGATACTCAAAAATATGATGAAAAAGTAGAAAATAGAGAAAATGCAGGAACTCCTGGAATTTTACAATTTATTAGAGCCTCACTTGCTTACCAGCTTAGAAATGAAGTAGGTTTTGAATATATTAAAAATAAAAAAAATAGACTTACAGACTATTTTATAAATAAATTAAAAAAGATTGAAAACATTGTAATTTATGGAAATTTAGAAGCTGAAAATATAGGTATTGTCTCTTTTAATATAAAAGATTTAAGTCCTTATGATTTATGTGCAAAACTATCAAATATTTTTGGTGTTCAAACAAGAGCTGGTTGCTCATGTGCTGGTCCATATGGACATGATTTATTAGGTATTGAGAAACTTGATTTAGAAAATAAACCAGGTTGGGTTAGAGTATCAGTTCATTATACTATGGAAGAAGAGGATATAGATAACTTACTTCAAGCTATCAAAGATAGTATCAAATGA
- a CDS encoding methyl-accepting chemotaxis protein, giving the protein MKNFSISKKFTLVSLSVTVLSIVIGYFTLNYYKNQLTNDVYNSIKSELSKSSKDRIKAKFDVGISNAISIANDSMIKKALVTNDRDLAIKALAKLSQSMKSNTPFKNIKVHIHTKDNHSFLRSWKANKFGDDLSSFRKSVVKVNNTKKAINTFEVGKAGLSIRSVVPIFSQEGEHIGSLEFMQGINSVAKAFDSNKEGFILLMDKSLAVTNINNKDVLWNKYLISQKFINNNFLEDLKSIDLTNLLSEKLQSSEKYTYTYIDIKDFENNKVGIAISAKPNSIVHLAINKATSLIFVALIILIVSLIITFIISLFNMKANIISPIKNLKMAIDNIRSNNSNANHIDVKNKDEIGDVVNSFNLYLNSIQEGISKDREVIHEASVVIEKVNAGLFNDKINKEASSKEVALLIHVINDMIEKTGSNLNIISDTLVELSHAKYDTEVPSINGVTGLIASLLDGLKVTQSTISEVMALIDDSNYKLTSSSNELSEASRRLSESSNVQAAGLEETAAAVEEITSTIYKSGENAQKMSQHANEVTKSNDDGKKLAHLTVDTMEELSNEVISIHEAISVIDQIAFQTNILSLNAAVEAATAGEAGKGFAVVAQEVRNLANRSAEAAKEIKELVESATTKAQQSKEVTDKMLNGYNQLDETIKTTIDLIAEVANASKEQQTAITQINDTVNSLDKATQENASLATNISSMAQNTQNLVQNLNNVISSTTYNEDSKKRICDPAMIFTLNRLKSDHIVFKNHNFCKCKLGADFKVTNHHNCKLGKWIDEHENEPYAKSSEWQELLKLHKGIHEKVQVTVDYYGQGRDNSEILNQAQEVENDITRVFEVLDKIKELHCE; this is encoded by the coding sequence ATGAAAAATTTTTCTATTTCAAAGAAATTTACACTGGTCTCATTAAGTGTAACAGTTTTATCAATAGTTATTGGATACTTTACTTTAAACTACTATAAAAACCAGCTAACAAATGATGTTTATAATAGTATAAAAAGTGAGTTGTCAAAAAGCTCAAAAGATAGAATTAAAGCAAAATTTGATGTTGGAATATCAAATGCAATTTCAATTGCAAATGATAGTATGATAAAAAAAGCATTAGTTACAAATGATAGAGATTTAGCAATAAAAGCTTTAGCAAAGCTATCACAAAGTATGAAAAGTAATACTCCTTTTAAAAATATTAAAGTGCATATTCATACTAAAGATAATCATTCATTTTTAAGAAGTTGGAAAGCAAATAAATTCGGTGATGATTTAAGCTCTTTTAGAAAAAGTGTAGTAAAAGTTAATAATACAAAAAAAGCTATTAATACTTTTGAGGTTGGGAAAGCTGGGCTAAGTATAAGATCAGTTGTTCCTATATTCTCACAAGAGGGTGAACATATTGGTTCTTTAGAGTTTATGCAAGGAATAAATTCAGTTGCAAAAGCTTTTGATAGTAACAAAGAGGGATTTATTTTACTTATGGATAAATCTTTAGCTGTTACAAATATAAATAATAAAGATGTTTTATGGAACAAGTATCTAATTTCACAAAAATTTATAAATAATAATTTTTTAGAAGATTTAAAAAGTATTGATTTAACTAATCTTTTATCAGAAAAATTACAAAGTAGTGAAAAATATACATATACTTATATAGATATAAAAGATTTTGAAAATAATAAAGTAGGTATTGCAATCTCTGCTAAACCTAATAGTATTGTTCATCTAGCTATAAATAAAGCAACAAGTCTTATATTTGTTGCATTAATTATATTAATTGTATCGTTAATTATTACTTTTATAATCTCATTATTTAATATGAAAGCAAATATTATATCTCCTATTAAAAATTTAAAAATGGCAATTGATAATATAAGAAGCAATAATTCAAATGCAAATCATATTGATGTAAAAAATAAAGATGAAATAGGTGATGTTGTAAATAGTTTTAATTTGTACCTTAATTCTATACAAGAGGGCATTTCAAAAGATAGAGAAGTTATCCATGAAGCAAGTGTAGTAATAGAAAAAGTTAATGCTGGTTTATTTAATGATAAAATTAATAAAGAAGCAAGTTCTAAAGAAGTTGCCTTATTAATTCATGTTATAAATGATATGATTGAAAAAACTGGAAGTAATTTAAATATCATTTCTGATACATTAGTTGAGCTTTCACATGCAAAATATGATACAGAAGTTCCATCAATAAATGGAGTTACAGGTTTAATTGCTTCACTTTTAGATGGTTTAAAAGTAACTCAATCAACTATTTCAGAAGTAATGGCACTAATTGATGATTCAAATTATAAATTAACAAGTAGTTCAAATGAACTATCAGAAGCTTCTCGAAGATTAAGTGAATCATCAAATGTTCAAGCAGCAGGACTTGAAGAAACAGCAGCTGCAGTTGAAGAGATAACATCTACTATTTATAAAAGTGGTGAAAATGCTCAAAAAATGAGTCAACATGCAAATGAAGTTACAAAGTCAAATGATGATGGTAAAAAGCTTGCTCACTTAACAGTTGATACTATGGAAGAGTTAAGTAATGAGGTTATCTCAATTCATGAAGCAATTTCAGTGATTGATCAAATAGCATTTCAAACAAATATTCTTTCATTAAATGCAGCAGTGGAAGCTGCAACTGCTGGCGAAGCTGGTAAAGGTTTTGCTGTTGTTGCACAAGAAGTAAGAAACTTAGCAAATAGAAGTGCAGAAGCTGCAAAAGAGATTAAAGAGTTAGTAGAAAGTGCTACAACAAAAGCACAACAAAGTAAAGAAGTTACTGATAAAATGCTAAATGGTTATAACCAATTAGATGAAACTATTAAAACTACAATTGATTTAATAGCAGAAGTTGCAAATGCTTCAAAAGAACAACAAACAGCTATTACACAGATTAATGATACTGTAAACTCATTGGATAAAGCAACACAAGAGAATGCTTCACTTGCAACAAATATTAGTTCAATGGCTCAAAATACACAAAACTTGGTGCAAAACTTAAATAATGTAATTAGCAGTACAACATATAATGAGGATTCAAAGAAAAGAATTTGTGACCCAGCAATGATTTTCACACTAAATAGATTAAAATCAGACCATATAGTATTTAAAAATCATAATTTTTGTAAATGTAAACTTGGGGCAGATTTTAAAGTAACGAATCATCATAACTGTAAACTTGGAAAATGGATAGATGAACATGAAAATGAACCTTATGCTAAATCAAGTGAATGGCAAGAATTATTAAAGTTACATAAAGGTATTCATGAAAAAGTTCAAGTAACAGTTGATTATTATGGACAAGGAAGAGATAATAGTGAGATTTTAAATCAAGCACAAGAAGTTGAAAATGATATAACTAGAGTTTTTGAAGTTCTAGATAAAATTAAAGAATTACACTGTGAATAA
- a CDS encoding metallophosphoesterase: MRFMIFATIFTIVFILMSLYISKRFIKKLHFKKRYKNYLNYFLIINIFGIIGYMIFRRYPIVPNEIYFLLSIPIGIVFLLFSTAIIYDIFSYLINTNIKDEKRRDFFKRSLDIGSIAIAGSINAKAMYNAKHIEIEKVDVKIKDLKKPYSIVQISDVHIGGLVDKKFVSSLVKTINTLNADIIVITGDLVDTNLIYAKEALNELKKLKSKYGNYFIVGNHEYFHKVKNIITYVNSLGIKVLENENVYIGEKNLGFNLVGVYDIFGHSYGSYQPDIKKALNNKQNSPTVLLSHQPKYVEELKSTKEIDLILSGHTHGGQIVPFNLLVKLQQPYIRGLYKHNNTTQIYVNKGTGFWGPPMRLGASSEITLLKLTSID, encoded by the coding sequence ATGAGATTTATGATATTTGCAACAATTTTTACAATAGTGTTTATTTTAATGAGTTTATATATTTCAAAAAGATTCATTAAAAAATTACATTTTAAAAAAAGATATAAAAACTATTTAAATTATTTCTTAATTATTAATATCTTTGGAATAATAGGATATATGATATTTAGAAGATATCCTATTGTCCCAAATGAAATATATTTTCTGTTAAGTATTCCTATTGGCATAGTATTCTTATTATTTTCAACAGCAATTATATATGATATTTTTTCTTATTTAATTAATACAAATATAAAAGATGAAAAAAGAAGGGATTTTTTTAAAAGAAGTTTAGATATTGGCTCTATTGCAATTGCAGGATCTATTAATGCAAAAGCTATGTATAATGCTAAACATATAGAAATAGAAAAAGTTGATGTTAAGATAAAAGATTTAAAAAAACCTTATAGTATCGTACAAATAAGTGATGTTCATATTGGTGGTTTAGTTGATAAAAAATTTGTATCATCTCTTGTTAAAACAATAAACACTTTAAATGCTGACATCATTGTAATAACAGGAGATTTAGTAGATACTAATCTAATTTATGCAAAAGAGGCACTAAATGAATTAAAGAAATTAAAATCAAAATATGGTAATTATTTTATAGTTGGGAATCATGAATATTTTCATAAAGTAAAAAATATTATAACTTATGTTAACTCTTTAGGAATAAAAGTACTTGAAAATGAAAATGTTTATATTGGAGAAAAGAATTTAGGCTTTAACCTTGTTGGAGTTTATGATATCTTTGGACATAGTTATGGTTCTTATCAACCTGATATAAAAAAAGCTTTAAATAATAAACAAAACTCTCCAACAGTTTTATTGTCCCATCAACCAAAATATGTAGAGGAATTAAAATCAACAAAAGAGATTGATTTAATTTTAAGTGGTCATACACATGGTGGACAAATAGTACCATTTAATCTTTTAGTAAAACTTCAACAACCTTATATAAGAGGTCTATATAAACATAATAATACAACTCAAATTTATGTAAATAAAGGTACAGGATTTTGGGGACCACCTATGAGACTAGGTGCTAGTTCAGAAATTACTCTTTTAAAACTTACTTCTATTGATTAA
- a CDS encoding nitrous oxide-stimulated promoter family protein, giving the protein MTNEKFKIEIDTLKKFFELYCKNKHQDINSFTKNLVYKDEIFKIDLHLCTKCKEDIEYCFQRLLECPHEIKPRCRKCPNPCYEKPQWKKTAKIMKYSGVRLGFNSIKSKLKKMLK; this is encoded by the coding sequence ATGACAAATGAAAAATTTAAAATAGAAATAGATACTTTAAAAAAGTTTTTTGAACTTTATTGTAAAAATAAACATCAAGATATAAACTCTTTTACAAAAAATTTAGTTTATAAAGATGAAATTTTTAAAATAGATTTGCATTTATGCACCAAATGTAAAGAAGATATTGAATACTGTTTTCAAAGATTGCTAGAATGCCCACATGAAATAAAGCCAAGATGTAGAAAGTGTCCAAATCCTTGCTATGAAAAACCTCAATGGAAAAAGACTGCTAAAATAATGAAATATAGTGGTGTTAGATTAGGGTTTAATTCTATAAAATCAAAGTTAAAAAAAATGCTCAAGTAA
- a CDS encoding Hsp20/alpha crystallin family protein encodes MLLTRFDPFKDIAEFEKRFYNPTQKEGVSGFVPMVNTREGEFAYHIDVDLPGVKKENIKVDINKDVVTISGERKTKEEIKEEDYYKVETSFGKFTRSFTLPENADKENIDANYNDGVLEVIVPKLAEDKHKKTIEIK; translated from the coding sequence ATGTTACTTACAAGATTTGACCCATTTAAAGATATTGCAGAGTTTGAAAAAAGATTTTATAATCCAACACAAAAAGAAGGTGTAAGTGGATTTGTTCCTATGGTAAATACAAGAGAAGGTGAGTTTGCTTACCATATAGATGTTGATTTACCTGGAGTTAAAAAAGAGAATATTAAAGTAGATATAAATAAAGATGTTGTAACTATTTCAGGTGAGAGAAAAACAAAAGAAGAAATTAAAGAAGAAGATTACTATAAAGTAGAGACATCTTTTGGTAAATTTACAAGAAGCTTTACTCTGCCAGAAAATGCAGATAAAGAGAATATTGATGCTAATTATAATGATGGGGTTTTGGAAGTAATAGTCCCAAAATTAGCTGAAGATAAACATAAAAAAACTATTGAAATTAAATAA